In the genome of Myxococcus stipitatus, one region contains:
- a CDS encoding DUF418 domain-containing protein — protein MNPAPPPSPLAEARPTDSGERLLLLDTLRGFALCGVFISNTFMWFSGRVFLPRAKIEELFANGTVLDKALLPIISTLVTSRFITIFSFLFGLGFAVQMGRAEARGASITGLYGRRLAAMFVIGLSHLVLIWYGDILTSYALLGGWLLLFRKRDDRTVLWWAAGLIFAWPLAIIVIQKMPQFLAATPEAAAAIAKAQMEKSVALKAELLPTFQTGSWWDIVKASLYFYRQEFLAIMLLNLPVILGRFLVGFYAGRRRLFHDAPQHVAFFRKLFFWSLGLGLLSSSVGVVMQQLFIRKIISPETLPSWMQFVTQPIRTLAEVAVAATYVSGITLLFQKAAWQKVLVLLAPVGRMALSNYLCQSIISVLVFNGYGLQNFGTMRPLTSVLYCLGVFSVQIGVSHLWLSRFRFGPAEWVWRSLTYGKAQPMRKETGPAQPALAP, from the coding sequence ATGAACCCTGCTCCGCCACCCTCCCCTCTCGCCGAGGCTCGGCCCACCGACTCCGGCGAACGACTGCTGCTGCTCGACACGCTGCGAGGCTTCGCGCTCTGCGGCGTGTTCATCTCCAATACATTCATGTGGTTCAGCGGCCGGGTGTTCCTCCCTCGGGCGAAAATCGAAGAACTGTTCGCGAATGGGACGGTGCTCGACAAGGCATTGTTGCCCATTATTTCGACGTTGGTGACAAGCCGCTTCATCACCATCTTCTCGTTCCTGTTTGGCCTGGGGTTCGCGGTGCAGATGGGGCGCGCGGAGGCGCGCGGAGCCTCCATCACCGGGCTGTATGGGCGGCGGCTCGCGGCGATGTTCGTGATTGGACTGAGCCACCTCGTGCTCATCTGGTACGGGGACATCCTCACCAGCTACGCGCTCCTGGGCGGGTGGTTGTTGTTGTTCCGGAAGCGGGACGACCGGACGGTTCTGTGGTGGGCGGCGGGGCTCATCTTCGCGTGGCCCCTGGCCATCATCGTCATCCAGAAAATGCCCCAGTTCCTCGCGGCCACGCCGGAGGCCGCCGCCGCCATCGCCAAGGCGCAGATGGAGAAGTCCGTCGCCCTGAAGGCGGAGCTCCTGCCCACCTTCCAAACGGGAAGCTGGTGGGACATCGTGAAGGCCAGCCTCTACTTCTACCGGCAAGAGTTCCTGGCCATCATGTTGCTCAACCTGCCGGTGATTCTGGGCCGCTTCCTGGTGGGCTTCTATGCGGGGCGCCGGCGGTTGTTCCATGACGCCCCTCAGCATGTGGCGTTCTTCCGCAAGCTGTTCTTCTGGTCCCTGGGCCTGGGCCTGCTGAGCAGCAGCGTGGGCGTGGTGATGCAGCAGCTCTTCATCCGGAAGATCATCTCCCCGGAGACCTTGCCCTCCTGGATGCAGTTCGTGACGCAGCCCATCCGCACCTTGGCGGAGGTGGCCGTCGCCGCCACCTATGTGTCGGGCATCACCCTGCTCTTCCAGAAGGCGGCGTGGCAGAAGGTGCTGGTGCTCCTGGCCCCCGTAGGACGAATGGCGCTGTCGAACTACCTGTGCCAGTCCATCATCAGCGTCCTCGTCTTCAACGGCTACGGACTCCAGAACTTCGGCACGATGCGGCCCCTCACCTCCGTCCTGTACTGCCTGGGCGTCTTCTCCGTGCAGATCGGGGTGAGCCACCTGTGGCTCTCGCGCTTCCGCTTCGGTCCCGCGGAGTGGGTGTGGCGCTCGCTCACGTACGGCAAGGCCCAGCCGATGCGCAAGGAGACGGGGCCGGCCCAGCCCGCGCTGGCCCCGTAG
- the xdhB gene encoding xanthine dehydrogenase molybdopterin binding subunit, with protein MFEFQLNGSLVRVEDESPNTTLLDFLRAKGATGTKQGCAEGDCGACTVAMVDADAEGNRCLRAFNSCITLVPMVAGREVVTVEGVGSREKPHPVQQAMVKHYGSQCGFCTPGFIVSMAEAYSRPEVCTPEAVADQLCGNICRCTGYRPIRDAMMEALAERDAKVGLRAPLPGTPLGGPAAALPSLSYEARGQKFLRPTSWAELLSLKATHPEAMLVAGATELGVDITKKSRRYPFLISTEAVEGLRAIRREVDGWYVGGAATLVDLEDALGKTFPEVGKMLNAFASRQIRQRATLSGNLVTASPIGDMAPVLLALDARMVLASTKGERTVALSDFFLAYRKTALQPDEVVRFIVIPHAPSEESGLKRRANAYKVSKRRELDISIVAAGFCVEVDAAGVVRSARLGYGGVAATPVRARRTEDMLVGRPWTRETVDKVLPVLAGELSPISDLRGSAEYRRGLIVSLFEKFFSGEDSPALDAAPGFVADGRELPTDNTRSLRHDSALGHVTGSARYVDDLAQSRPMLEVWPVCSPHAHARVLRRDASAAKAMPGVVTVLLAEDIPGMNDTGPIRHDEPLLAKDEVLFHGQLVALVVGESIDACRAAAGQVVVEYEPLPAILTVEEAIEKRSYHTEPHIIQRGDVEAALAASPRRLSGTVTMGGQEHFYLETHAAFAEKGDDGDITVVSSTQHPSEVQAVISHVLHLQRSRVVVQAPRMGGGFGGKETQGNAPAALVALAAWHTGKPVRWMMDRDVDMMVTGKRHPFHATFEVGFDEQGKLIALNAQLVSNGGWSLDLSESITDRALFHLDNAYYIPATRYLGRVAKTHLVSNTAFRGFGGPQGMLVGEEILDRVARALGLPADEVRERNFYRGTGETNTTHYGQELEDERLAHIWRQLKDSSDFARRREDVAAFNARSPRIKRGLAMTPMKFGISFTATFLNQAGALVHVYRDGSVMVSHGGTEMGQGLHTKIQGVVMRELGVPEHALRVAKTATDKVPNTSATAASSGSDLNGAAAREACVTLRQRLEPVAVKLFADRQGQQVTAEQLVFRDGRVEVQGKPELHLGFAEVVEAAYLARISLSSTGYYQTPGIGYDKAKGRGKPFLYFAYGAAVTEVEVDGNTGMKRVLRVDLLEDVGDSLNPGVDRGQIEGGFVQGMGWLTGEDLRWDAKGRLLTHSASTYPVPAFSDAPVDFRVSLLERARQPNTIHGSKAVGEPPLMLALSVREALKDAVGAFGQAGGEVELASPATHEALFLAIQKRLGQREGKDGLVAA; from the coding sequence ATGTTCGAGTTCCAGCTCAACGGGAGCCTGGTTCGCGTCGAGGACGAGTCGCCCAACACCACGCTGCTCGACTTCCTGCGCGCGAAGGGCGCCACGGGGACGAAGCAGGGCTGCGCCGAGGGAGACTGCGGCGCGTGCACCGTGGCCATGGTGGACGCCGACGCCGAGGGCAATCGCTGCCTGCGCGCGTTCAACAGCTGCATCACGCTGGTGCCCATGGTGGCCGGGCGTGAGGTGGTGACGGTGGAGGGCGTGGGCTCGAGGGAGAAGCCGCACCCCGTCCAGCAGGCGATGGTGAAGCACTACGGTTCGCAGTGTGGCTTCTGCACGCCGGGCTTCATCGTCTCGATGGCGGAGGCGTACTCGCGACCGGAGGTCTGTACGCCCGAGGCCGTGGCGGACCAGCTCTGTGGAAACATCTGCCGCTGTACCGGCTACCGGCCCATCCGCGACGCGATGATGGAGGCCCTCGCCGAGCGCGACGCCAAGGTGGGCCTGCGGGCGCCGCTCCCGGGAACGCCGCTGGGGGGCCCCGCCGCCGCCCTGCCCTCGCTGAGCTACGAGGCGCGCGGGCAGAAGTTCCTGCGCCCCACGTCGTGGGCCGAGCTGCTCTCGCTCAAGGCCACCCATCCGGAGGCGATGCTCGTGGCGGGCGCCACCGAGCTGGGCGTGGACATCACCAAGAAGTCGCGCCGCTATCCGTTCCTCATCTCCACCGAGGCCGTGGAGGGCCTGCGCGCCATCCGCCGCGAGGTGGACGGCTGGTACGTGGGCGGCGCGGCGACACTCGTCGACCTGGAGGACGCGCTGGGCAAGACGTTCCCCGAGGTGGGGAAGATGCTCAACGCCTTCGCCTCGCGGCAGATCCGTCAGCGCGCCACGCTCTCCGGCAACCTGGTGACGGCGTCTCCCATCGGCGACATGGCGCCCGTGCTGCTCGCGCTCGACGCGAGGATGGTGCTGGCGTCGACGAAGGGCGAGCGGACGGTGGCGCTGTCCGACTTCTTCCTCGCGTACCGCAAGACGGCGCTCCAGCCGGACGAGGTCGTGCGCTTCATCGTCATCCCGCATGCGCCCTCGGAGGAGAGCGGGCTGAAGCGACGGGCGAACGCGTACAAGGTCTCCAAGCGGCGTGAGCTGGACATCAGCATCGTCGCCGCGGGCTTCTGCGTGGAGGTGGACGCGGCGGGTGTGGTGCGCTCGGCGCGGCTGGGCTACGGCGGCGTCGCGGCGACGCCCGTCCGCGCGCGTCGCACCGAGGACATGCTCGTGGGCCGTCCGTGGACGCGCGAGACGGTGGACAAGGTGCTGCCCGTCCTCGCCGGGGAGCTGTCCCCCATCAGCGACCTGCGCGGGAGCGCGGAGTACCGGCGCGGGCTCATCGTGAGCCTGTTCGAGAAGTTCTTCTCGGGAGAGGACAGCCCCGCGCTGGACGCGGCGCCGGGCTTCGTCGCGGATGGACGCGAGCTGCCCACGGACAACACCCGCTCGCTCCGCCATGACAGCGCGCTGGGCCATGTCACCGGGAGCGCGCGGTACGTGGATGACCTGGCGCAGTCCCGGCCGATGCTGGAGGTGTGGCCGGTGTGCTCGCCACACGCGCACGCGCGCGTCCTCCGGCGGGACGCGTCGGCGGCCAAGGCGATGCCGGGCGTGGTGACGGTGCTCCTCGCCGAGGACATCCCCGGCATGAACGACACCGGCCCCATCCGCCACGACGAGCCGCTGCTCGCGAAGGACGAGGTGCTGTTCCACGGGCAGCTCGTCGCGCTCGTGGTCGGCGAGTCCATCGACGCGTGCCGCGCCGCCGCGGGCCAGGTGGTGGTGGAGTACGAGCCGCTCCCGGCCATCCTCACGGTGGAAGAGGCCATCGAGAAGCGCAGCTACCACACCGAGCCGCACATCATTCAGCGCGGAGACGTGGAGGCGGCGCTGGCGGCGAGCCCTCGGCGGCTGTCCGGCACGGTGACGATGGGCGGGCAGGAGCACTTCTACCTGGAGACACACGCCGCGTTCGCCGAGAAGGGCGACGATGGCGACATCACGGTGGTCTCCTCCACGCAGCACCCGTCCGAGGTGCAGGCCGTCATCTCCCACGTGCTGCACCTCCAGCGCAGCCGCGTGGTGGTGCAGGCCCCGCGCATGGGCGGCGGCTTCGGTGGCAAGGAGACGCAGGGCAACGCGCCCGCCGCGCTGGTGGCGCTGGCCGCGTGGCACACGGGCAAGCCCGTGCGCTGGATGATGGACCGCGACGTGGACATGATGGTGACGGGCAAGCGCCACCCCTTCCACGCCACCTTCGAGGTGGGCTTCGACGAGCAGGGCAAGCTGATCGCGCTGAACGCGCAGCTCGTGTCCAACGGCGGCTGGTCCCTGGACCTGTCCGAGTCGATCACGGACCGCGCCCTCTTCCACCTCGACAACGCATACTACATCCCCGCGACGCGCTACCTGGGGCGCGTGGCCAAGACGCACCTGGTCTCCAACACGGCCTTCCGCGGCTTCGGTGGACCGCAGGGCATGCTGGTGGGCGAGGAGATTCTCGACCGCGTGGCGCGCGCGCTGGGACTGCCCGCCGACGAGGTCCGCGAGCGGAACTTCTACCGAGGGACCGGCGAGACGAACACGACGCACTACGGCCAGGAGCTGGAGGACGAGCGGCTGGCGCACATTTGGCGCCAGCTGAAGGACTCGTCTGACTTCGCGCGCCGCCGCGAGGACGTGGCCGCGTTCAACGCCCGCTCACCGCGCATCAAGCGCGGCCTGGCGATGACGCCCATGAAGTTCGGCATCTCCTTCACGGCGACGTTCCTCAACCAGGCGGGTGCGCTGGTTCACGTGTATCGCGATGGCTCGGTCATGGTGTCGCATGGCGGCACCGAGATGGGTCAGGGCCTGCACACGAAGATTCAAGGCGTGGTCATGCGGGAGCTCGGTGTTCCCGAGCACGCGCTCCGCGTCGCGAAGACGGCCACGGACAAGGTGCCCAACACCTCCGCCACGGCGGCGTCGAGCGGCTCGGACCTGAACGGCGCCGCCGCGCGCGAGGCGTGCGTGACGCTGCGCCAGCGCTTGGAGCCCGTGGCCGTGAAGCTGTTCGCGGACCGGCAGGGTCAGCAGGTGACGGCCGAGCAGCTCGTGTTCCGCGATGGGCGCGTGGAGGTCCAAGGCAAGCCCGAGCTCCACCTGGGCTTCGCGGAGGTGGTGGAGGCCGCGTATCTGGCGCGCATCAGCCTCTCGTCGACGGGGTACTACCAGACGCCGGGCATCGGCTACGACAAGGCCAAGGGCCGAGGAAAGCCCTTCCTCTACTTCGCCTATGGCGCGGCGGTGACGGAGGTGGAGGTCGACGGGAACACGGGCATGAAGCGGGTGCTTCGCGTGGACCTGCTGGAGGACGTGGGCGACTCGCTCAACCCGGGCGTGGACCGGGGCCAGATTGAGGGCGGCTTCGTCCAGGGCATGGGCTGGCTGACGGGCGAGGACCTGCGCTGGGATGCCAAGGGCCGGTTGCTCACGCACTCGGCCAGCACGTACCCGGTGCCTGCCTTCAGCGATGCGCCCGTGGACTTCCGCGTGAGCCTGCTGGAGCGCGCGCGGCAGCCCAACACCATCCACGGCAGCAAGGCCGTGGGCGAGCCGCCGCTGATGCTGGCCCTCTCCGTGCGCGAGGCCCTGAAGGACGCGGTGGGTGCCTTCGGCCAGGCGGGCGGCGAGGTGGAGCTGGCGTCTCCCGCGACACATGAGGCGCTGTTCCTCGCCATCCAGAAGCGGCTGGGTCAGCGCGAAGGAAAAGACGGACTCGTGGCGGCCTGA
- the xdhC gene encoding xanthine dehydrogenase accessory protein XdhC, with protein MWDWVRQLGEWAREDAPFAVATVTACQGSTPAEPGAKLLVRGDGVFHGTVGGGHLEQLVLADARGCLARGESRSFRYPLGAKLGQCCGGVVDVFVEPVNHGPRLYLFGAGHVGQALCRILDGTPFRVHLVDERPEWLQGERIPDAVTRHEEPWEEFFAHAVWDAQRTYVAVMTHRHDLDQDIIAAAVERPARYLGLIGSKTKWARFRQRLEARGVPASRIDRVQCPMGLELGGKSPQEVAVSIAAGLLQLHHQPFVETHPEPSVSEPPRLRGVSSGE; from the coding sequence ATGTGGGATTGGGTCCGCCAGCTAGGCGAGTGGGCGCGGGAGGATGCGCCGTTCGCCGTAGCCACCGTTACAGCCTGTCAGGGAAGCACACCGGCCGAGCCTGGCGCGAAGTTGCTGGTGCGGGGCGACGGCGTGTTTCACGGCACGGTGGGCGGCGGACACCTGGAGCAGCTGGTCCTCGCCGACGCCCGGGGCTGCCTGGCGCGAGGGGAGTCCCGCTCGTTCCGCTACCCGCTGGGCGCGAAGCTGGGTCAGTGCTGTGGAGGCGTGGTGGATGTCTTCGTGGAGCCCGTGAACCACGGGCCTCGGCTGTATCTCTTCGGCGCGGGCCACGTGGGCCAGGCCCTGTGCCGCATCCTGGATGGGACGCCGTTCCGGGTGCATCTGGTGGACGAGCGCCCCGAGTGGCTCCAAGGCGAGCGCATCCCCGACGCCGTGACGCGCCATGAGGAGCCGTGGGAGGAGTTCTTCGCCCACGCGGTGTGGGACGCACAGCGGACGTACGTCGCGGTGATGACGCACCGGCATGACCTGGACCAGGACATCATCGCCGCCGCGGTGGAAAGGCCCGCACGCTACCTGGGCCTCATCGGCAGCAAGACCAAGTGGGCGCGCTTCCGTCAGCGGCTGGAGGCGCGCGGCGTGCCGGCGTCTCGCATCGACCGCGTGCAGTGCCCCATGGGGCTGGAGCTCGGGGGCAAGTCGCCGCAGGAGGTCGCGGTGAGCATCGCCGCGGGCCTGCTCCAGCTCCACCATCAGCCTTTCGTTGAAACCCACCCCGAGCCTTCCGTCTCGGAGCCGCCCCGCCTGCGCGGGGTTTCATCTGGAGAATGA
- a CDS encoding MFS transporter, with amino-acid sequence MSSTSTIPDALPSSESRSDRFPMSGLLALGMAAFITVLTEALPAGLLTRMSVDLGVSEAMAGQLVTLYALGTLVTAIPLTAATQSWRRRPLLLVAILGFSFVNTLTTVSTNFILTLAARFLAGVFAGLLWSLVAGYAVRMVPEHQKGRAMAVVMAGIPVALSLGIPAGTFLGAALGWRFTFGIMSVLTFVLVGWVLAKVPDFPGQRADQQLSLLKVSTLPGVPSVLFVTLAYVLAHNTLYTYIAPFVANAGLAGQLDRVLLVFGLAALVSIWGVGVWIDRWLRELVLVSTALFALVSVALGLWGGVPAVVYGGVGAWGLAFGGVATLFQTASAKTAGEAADVAQSMLVTAWNIAIAGGGVIGGVLLETLGVTSFPWLLVGLLLLTGGVAWRAKRHGFAPASPR; translated from the coding sequence ATGAGCTCCACCTCCACGATTCCCGACGCGTTGCCTTCCTCCGAGTCCCGCTCGGACCGCTTCCCCATGTCCGGGCTGCTCGCGCTGGGCATGGCGGCCTTCATCACCGTCCTCACCGAGGCACTTCCCGCGGGCCTGCTGACGCGCATGAGCGTCGACCTGGGTGTCTCCGAGGCGATGGCGGGGCAGCTCGTCACGCTCTACGCCCTGGGCACGCTGGTGACGGCGATTCCCCTCACCGCGGCCACCCAGTCGTGGCGGCGGCGCCCGCTGCTGCTCGTCGCCATCCTCGGCTTCTCCTTCGTCAACACCCTCACCACGGTGTCCACGAACTTCATCCTGACGCTGGCGGCGAGGTTCCTCGCGGGCGTGTTCGCGGGGCTCCTCTGGTCGCTGGTCGCTGGCTACGCGGTCCGCATGGTGCCCGAGCACCAGAAGGGCCGCGCCATGGCCGTCGTCATGGCGGGCATCCCCGTCGCGCTGTCGCTGGGCATTCCGGCGGGGACGTTCCTGGGCGCGGCCCTGGGCTGGCGCTTCACCTTCGGAATCATGAGCGTGCTCACCTTCGTCCTCGTGGGCTGGGTGCTGGCCAAGGTGCCGGACTTCCCCGGCCAGCGCGCGGACCAGCAGCTGTCGCTCCTGAAGGTGTCCACGCTGCCGGGAGTCCCCTCCGTGTTGTTCGTCACGCTGGCGTACGTGCTCGCGCACAACACGCTCTACACATACATCGCGCCGTTCGTCGCGAACGCGGGGCTCGCGGGCCAGCTTGACCGGGTGCTGCTCGTCTTCGGCCTGGCCGCCCTGGTGTCCATCTGGGGCGTGGGCGTGTGGATCGACCGGTGGCTGCGCGAGCTGGTGCTCGTGAGCACCGCGTTGTTCGCGCTGGTGTCCGTGGCGCTGGGGCTGTGGGGCGGCGTGCCCGCCGTGGTCTACGGGGGCGTGGGCGCGTGGGGGCTCGCGTTCGGAGGCGTGGCCACGCTCTTCCAGACGGCCTCCGCGAAGACGGCGGGAGAGGCGGCCGACGTCGCGCAGTCCATGCTCGTCACCGCGTGGAACATCGCCATCGCGGGAGGAGGCGTCATCGGCGGCGTGCTGCTCGAGACGCTGGGGGTGACGTCGTTCCCGTGGCTGCTGGTGGGGCTCCTGCTCCTCACGGGTGGGGTGGCCTGGAGGGCGAAGCGCCATGGCTTCGCCCCCGCGTCGCCTCGCTGA
- a CDS encoding polymer-forming cytoskeletal protein → MKKHSLKSLKKQLRKATDEDLEQIQDEDIQDCLDEGVLVHEGDLTVSGDLDINSGALLVLGNLTVSGEVTTDETGTLVVTGNLQGRHLYLEGNLEIQGKATLSGVVYGFYEAGISRVYGRTTAKLGLIGNHDWACDDEKFKVSGRFSNFSELEEGDPEAIRKLVGDKEFAQLKSMLGLAGEDDEEQEEEDDDKNAAWGLKLFHRV, encoded by the coding sequence GTGAAGAAGCACTCGTTGAAGTCGCTGAAGAAGCAGCTTCGGAAGGCCACGGACGAGGACCTCGAGCAGATTCAAGACGAGGACATCCAGGACTGCCTCGACGAGGGCGTCCTCGTCCATGAGGGGGACCTGACGGTGTCGGGCGACCTCGACATCAACTCCGGGGCGCTCCTGGTCCTGGGGAACCTGACGGTGAGCGGAGAGGTCACCACGGATGAGACGGGGACCCTGGTCGTCACCGGCAACCTCCAGGGCCGCCACCTCTATCTGGAAGGCAACCTGGAGATTCAGGGCAAGGCGACGCTGTCGGGTGTTGTCTACGGCTTCTATGAAGCAGGCATCTCGCGTGTGTACGGCAGGACGACCGCGAAGCTCGGGCTCATTGGCAATCACGATTGGGCGTGTGACGACGAGAAGTTCAAGGTCTCCGGCCGCTTCAGCAACTTCTCCGAGCTCGAGGAAGGGGACCCGGAGGCCATCCGCAAGCTCGTCGGCGACAAGGAGTTCGCACAGCTCAAGTCGATGCTGGGTCTGGCCGGGGAGGACGACGAGGAGCAGGAGGAGGAGGACGATGACAAG
- a CDS encoding DUF1003 domain-containing protein, translating to MPADVALLKEVPLFATLDDEERALLAAQLEEVHLRASEKVFSRGDPGGAIYIVSSGEVQISVEDTTGQVIVFETARRGDFFGELSLLDGDPRSADARAIQDTCALKVDRGDLQLLFQRHPSSAMDVLTAIGRRLREADKMLHSRPTLSPNEMVEERLTTIQRLADGLAAFSGTFTFMLLHAAWFAAWISINLGWVPGVHPFDPFPFGLLTMVVSLEAIFLSCFVLISQSRQAAKDRIRSDVEYEANIRAGMEVTQLHSKLDHLYAQTMARLDAVEKARHPTPPRPGNATSTPG from the coding sequence ATGCCCGCCGACGTCGCCCTGCTCAAGGAAGTCCCCCTCTTCGCCACCCTCGACGACGAGGAGCGCGCCCTGCTCGCCGCCCAGCTCGAGGAGGTCCACCTGCGGGCCAGCGAGAAGGTCTTCAGCCGAGGCGACCCCGGCGGCGCCATCTACATCGTCAGCTCCGGCGAGGTTCAAATCTCCGTCGAGGACACCACCGGCCAGGTCATCGTCTTCGAGACCGCTCGCCGCGGGGACTTCTTCGGAGAACTCTCCCTCCTCGACGGAGACCCGCGCAGCGCCGACGCCCGCGCCATCCAGGACACCTGCGCCCTCAAGGTCGACCGAGGCGACCTCCAGCTCCTCTTCCAACGCCACCCCTCCAGCGCCATGGACGTCCTCACCGCCATCGGCCGCCGGCTGCGCGAAGCGGACAAGATGCTCCACAGCCGCCCCACCCTCAGCCCCAACGAGATGGTCGAGGAACGGCTCACGACCATCCAACGCCTCGCCGATGGCCTCGCCGCCTTCAGCGGCACCTTCACCTTCATGCTCCTCCACGCCGCCTGGTTCGCCGCGTGGATCTCCATCAACCTCGGCTGGGTCCCCGGGGTCCACCCCTTCGACCCGTTCCCCTTCGGCCTGCTCACCATGGTCGTCAGCCTGGAGGCCATCTTCCTCTCCTGCTTCGTCCTCATCAGCCAGAGCCGCCAGGCCGCCAAGGACCGCATCCGCTCCGACGTGGAGTACGAAGCCAACATCCGCGCCGGCATGGAGGTCACCCAGCTCCACTCCAAGCTGGACCACCTCTACGCCCAGACGATGGCCCGCCTCGACGCCGTGGAGAAGGCACGCCACCCCACCCCGCCCCGTCCCGGAAACGCGACGAGCACCCCAGGGTAG
- the nth gene encoding endonuclease III, with product MKPAEKAALLLERLRTKYPDARYELNWSTPYELLVATILAAQCTDERVNKVTAVVFPKYPGPQAIADADTAELEEDLKPTGFFKQKTKTVQAMSRALLADFDGEVPRTIEELVKLPGVARKTANVVLNTAFDIASGVIVDTHVSRVSQRLGLTKHDKPEAIEQDLMKLVPQDAWTFFGPATVLHGRYTCVAKKPKCDECLVKDICPRIGV from the coding sequence ATGAAACCCGCCGAGAAAGCCGCCCTCCTCCTCGAGCGTCTGCGCACGAAGTACCCGGACGCGCGCTACGAGCTCAACTGGTCCACCCCGTACGAGCTGCTCGTCGCCACCATCCTCGCGGCCCAGTGCACGGACGAGCGCGTCAACAAGGTCACCGCCGTCGTCTTCCCCAAGTACCCGGGCCCCCAGGCCATCGCGGACGCGGACACTGCGGAGCTGGAGGAGGACCTCAAGCCCACCGGCTTCTTCAAGCAGAAGACCAAGACGGTGCAGGCCATGAGCCGCGCGCTGCTCGCGGACTTCGACGGCGAGGTTCCCCGCACCATCGAGGAGCTCGTGAAGCTCCCCGGCGTGGCGCGCAAGACGGCCAACGTCGTCCTCAACACCGCCTTCGACATCGCGTCCGGCGTCATCGTCGACACCCATGTCTCCCGCGTCAGCCAGCGCCTGGGCCTGACGAAGCACGACAAGCCCGAGGCCATCGAGCAGGACCTGATGAAGCTCGTCCCCCAGGACGCGTGGACCTTCTTCGGCCCCGCCACCGTCCTTCACGGCCGCTACACGTGCGTCGCCAAGAAGCCGAAGTGCGACGAGTGCCTCGTGAAAGACATCTGCCCACGCATCGGCGTATAG
- a CDS encoding LysR family transcriptional regulator codes for MDSLSSLNAFVQAADTRSFTAAGRNLGVSSSAIGKAIARLEERLGVRLFHRSTRTITLTPEGALFLERCRRIFCEIEAAELELAQTREAPRGRLRVSMPLAGMLMMPTVSAFMRAYPEIELDLDFTDRLVDVIEEGFDGVVRAGEMHDSRLMARVLGTFRLILVGSPDYFARRGTPRKPEDLKTHACLQHRFDSTGKLERWPLRKGRKKELELPSAAVVNTIEPLIYMAEQGLGITCLPDFAIRGQLARGTLVTVLDSHLEHEGTFRMLWPSSRHLSPKLRVFVDFMAKHLFAT; via the coding sequence ATGGACAGCCTGAGCTCGCTCAACGCCTTCGTGCAGGCGGCGGACACTCGCAGCTTCACCGCCGCGGGGCGGAACCTGGGCGTGTCCTCCTCGGCCATCGGCAAGGCCATCGCGAGGCTGGAGGAGCGGCTGGGCGTCCGGCTCTTCCACCGCTCGACGCGCACCATCACCCTGACACCGGAGGGCGCGCTCTTCCTCGAGCGCTGCCGGCGCATCTTCTGTGAAATCGAAGCCGCGGAGCTGGAGCTCGCCCAGACGCGGGAGGCGCCTCGCGGCCGACTGCGCGTGAGCATGCCCCTGGCGGGCATGTTGATGATGCCCACGGTGAGCGCGTTCATGCGGGCGTATCCAGAAATCGAGCTCGACCTCGACTTCACGGACCGGCTCGTGGATGTGATTGAGGAGGGCTTCGACGGCGTGGTGCGCGCGGGGGAGATGCACGACTCGCGGCTCATGGCCCGGGTGCTGGGCACCTTCCGGCTCATCCTGGTGGGCTCGCCGGACTACTTCGCGCGGCGGGGGACGCCTCGCAAGCCCGAGGACCTCAAGACGCACGCCTGCCTGCAACACCGCTTCGACTCCACCGGCAAGCTGGAGCGCTGGCCGCTGCGCAAGGGCCGCAAGAAGGAGCTGGAGCTGCCCTCGGCGGCGGTGGTCAACACCATCGAGCCGCTCATCTACATGGCCGAGCAAGGGCTGGGCATCACCTGCCTGCCGGACTTCGCCATCCGGGGCCAGCTGGCGCGGGGCACGCTGGTGACGGTGCTCGACAGCCACCTGGAGCACGAGGGCACCTTCCGGATGCTCTGGCCCTCCAGCCGCCACCTGTCCCCCAAGCTGCGGGTCTTCGTCGACTTCATGGCGAAACACCTCTTCGCGACGTGA